Proteins found in one Promicromonospora sukumoe genomic segment:
- the prcA gene encoding proteasome subunit alpha: MNMPFYVSPEQLMKDRADFARKGIARGRSVVVLAYEGGIAFATENPSRALHKISEIYDRIAFAAVGKYNEFENLRVAGVRYADMRGYSYDRSDVTARGLANAYAQTLGTVFITESKPLEVEIVVAEVGAQAADDQIYRLTYDGTVADEHGFVVMGGQAEQLGRRVKEGWRADLSLGEALRLAVAALGSGDGSASRTIEAAQLEVAVLERDRPRRAFRRLNRQVLADLLAEDTGTASGETPADDLPPAGDVAVGAATPGLGTPDTVPPEVPADTGTESPADEAKAGEAKADEAPAGDSTEESPTEDKPDEGPDAPGTTPGADH; the protein is encoded by the coding sequence ATGAACATGCCGTTCTACGTCTCGCCCGAGCAGCTGATGAAGGACCGGGCGGACTTCGCCCGCAAGGGCATCGCCCGCGGCCGGTCCGTGGTGGTGCTCGCCTACGAGGGCGGCATCGCCTTCGCGACGGAGAACCCCTCGCGGGCGCTGCACAAGATCTCGGAGATCTACGACCGCATCGCCTTCGCGGCCGTCGGCAAGTACAACGAGTTCGAGAACCTGCGGGTCGCCGGCGTGCGCTACGCCGACATGCGCGGGTACTCCTACGACCGCTCCGACGTGACGGCGCGGGGCCTGGCGAACGCGTACGCGCAGACGCTCGGCACCGTCTTCATCACCGAGTCCAAGCCGCTCGAGGTGGAGATCGTCGTCGCCGAGGTCGGGGCCCAGGCCGCGGACGACCAGATCTACCGGCTCACGTACGACGGCACCGTGGCCGACGAGCACGGCTTCGTCGTCATGGGCGGCCAGGCCGAGCAGCTCGGCCGGCGGGTCAAGGAGGGCTGGCGCGCGGACCTGTCTCTGGGGGAGGCGCTGCGGCTCGCCGTGGCGGCCCTCGGCTCGGGCGACGGCTCGGCGTCGCGCACCATCGAGGCCGCCCAGCTCGAGGTCGCGGTCCTGGAGCGGGACCGGCCGCGCCGCGCGTTCCGGCGGCTGAACCGGCAGGTCCTGGCCGACCTGCTGGCCGAGGACACCGGGACGGCGTCGGGCGAGACGCCCGCGGACGACCTCCCGCCGGCGGGCGACGTCGCCGTGGGTGCGGCGACGCCGGGCCTGGGCACGCCGGACACCGTGCCGCCGGAGGTCCCGGCGGACACCGGGACCGAGAGCCCGGCGGACGAGGCCAAGGCGGGCGAGGCCAAGGCAGACGAGGCCCCGGCCGGCGACAGCACCGAGGAGTCCCCGACGGAGGACAAGCCGGACGAGGGGCCGGACGCTCCCGGCACCACGCCCGGCGCAGACCACTAG
- the prcB gene encoding proteasome subunit beta: MNLNADLTAGRLPDAFLRPGSSSFVDFLAEYAPDRLPGNRTMPAGMTDPATLSPHATTIVALTFDGGVLLAGDRRATAGPMIASRSIEKVFPADEYSAVGIAGSAGIGLELIRLFQLELEHYEKIEGSLLSLTGKANRLATMLRGNLPMAMQGLAVVPLFAGYDLDKDTGRIFSYDATGGRYEEHEHHGVGSGSLFARGALKKLWRRGMDADAAVAVAVEALYDAADDDSATGGPDTVRGIFPVVATVTVDGYQRIEDAEIARVAEQIVAQRRERGSIA, encoded by the coding sequence GTGAACCTGAACGCAGACCTCACCGCAGGACGACTCCCGGACGCCTTCCTGCGTCCGGGATCGTCGTCCTTCGTGGACTTCCTGGCCGAGTACGCCCCCGACCGACTGCCCGGGAACCGGACCATGCCCGCAGGCATGACCGACCCGGCGACCCTGTCCCCGCACGCCACCACGATCGTGGCGCTGACCTTCGACGGCGGCGTCCTGCTGGCGGGTGACCGGCGCGCGACCGCAGGCCCCATGATCGCCAGCCGCAGCATCGAGAAGGTGTTCCCGGCCGACGAGTACTCGGCGGTCGGCATCGCCGGCTCGGCGGGCATCGGGCTGGAGCTGATCCGGCTCTTCCAGCTCGAGCTGGAGCACTACGAGAAGATCGAGGGTTCGCTGCTCTCGCTGACGGGCAAGGCGAACCGCCTGGCCACGATGCTGCGCGGCAACCTGCCCATGGCGATGCAGGGGCTGGCCGTCGTGCCCCTGTTCGCCGGCTACGACCTCGACAAGGACACGGGCCGCATCTTCAGCTACGACGCCACCGGCGGCCGGTACGAGGAGCACGAGCACCACGGCGTGGGCTCGGGCTCCCTGTTCGCTCGGGGCGCGCTGAAGAAGCTGTGGCGCCGGGGGATGGACGCCGACGCCGCGGTCGCGGTCGCCGTCGAGGCGCTGTACGACGCGGCGGACGACGACTCGGCGACCGGCGGGCCGGACACCGTGCGCGGCATCTTCCCGGTGGTCGCCACCGTGACCGTGGACGGCTACCAGCGCATCGAGGACGCCGAGATCGCCCGGGTGGCCGAGCAGATCGTGGCGCAGCGCCGCGAGAGAGGGTCGATCGCATGA
- a CDS encoding ubiquitin-like protein Pup, whose protein sequence is MAGQERINPSHEDRTPDDDAETPAPAAAAAQKDDDEVDALLEEIDEVLETNAESFVRGFVQKGGQ, encoded by the coding sequence ATGGCCGGTCAGGAAAGAATCAACCCGTCACACGAGGACCGCACTCCCGACGACGACGCCGAGACCCCGGCGCCCGCCGCTGCGGCAGCGCAGAAGGACGACGACGAGGTCGACGCCCTGCTCGAGGAGATCGACGAGGTGCTGGAGACCAACGCCGAGTCGTTCGTGCGCGGATTCGTCCAGAAGGGTGGGCAGTGA